GGATTTTCTACGGCCTGGGAATCAAAATCACGCTCAAGGAAAAACGGCCGGTCGTCATGGAAATTGTCCGGGGCGGCCCCGCGGAAGCGGCCGGACTGAAAACCGGCGAAATTATTGAAAAAATAGACGGCCGGGAAACAGAAGGCATGTCCATTGAGGAAGCGACGGCAAAACTGCGCGGAGCCAAGGGCGAAACCGTCCTGCTCACAATCCGCGCCGGCGAAAAAAAACAGGAAACGCGGGAATGCGAGCTGAAACGTTCCCTGATCCAGATGCCGGTTACCGGTCTCGCCGAGGAATGGCCGCACCAGATCGGATATCTCAAGGTAAACGGACTTTATGAAAATTCCGGCCTCCAGATTGCCACCCAGCTGGTCGCGTGGGCGGAAACAAACCGCACGGGCATTATCCTTGACCTGCGCGACGCAAACGGCGGCGATTTGCAATCCGCGGCGGATGTGGCCGGAATTTTCCGGCCGGCCGGCGCGGCCGTCATGAATACCCGCGACGGAGCCGGCGCGGCGGACGCCTCCTATCAGGGCCAAGCCGCCAAAACAATGATCAAGACGCCTTTGATGGTTTTGATCAACCAGAATACCTGCGGCGCGGCCGAGGCGCTGGCCGCTGCGCTCGGAACATGCCAGGGGAGTTTAATTATCGGAACTCCGAGCAGGGGCGATGACCGCATCCGCGAGTTCATTCAGCTTGCGGACGGGCGCACAGTGCATCTTGCCACGCGCCGGATAGAAATTAAAAACAGCGTTTCCTACTACGGAACCGGAATAAGCCCGCATGTACCCGTGCTCCTGACAAATGAAGAAACGCCCGCGGACGGCGAAGCCGCCGGCAATGGAAACCATGATCCTTTCGTCAACCTCTCCGAGCAGGAAAAAATCAACCGCGCCCTGCTCCGCCGGACACAAAACGACGCCGTTCTCCAGAAAGCCGCCGATATTCTGCTGGGGCTGAAAGCCCTAAACATCAAAGGGCGGTGAATAGAACTCGCATGAGTCAATCGCAAAAGCCAGGAAAAGATTATCTCTCACAGAGACCACAGAGTTCACAGAGAGGGCGAGAATTGAGCAGAGATGGCCTATATTCTCTCTCTGTGATCTCCGTGAACTCAAGCGAGCTTTGAAAGCGGGTGAGAAACGGTTTTGAAATTAACGCGCATATTGAAGTTGTTGTCCGTAGGAGCCGTTGATCAAAAAATCAGCGCCGAGACGGCGGCCGTCCTGAAGCGGGGCGGAGTGGTGATTATCCCCACCGATACCGTCTACGGCGTGGCCGCCGGTCTGCAGAACGCGAAAGGCATTGAGATGCTGCAGCGGATTAAGAATCGGCCGGCCGGCAAGCCGATT
This genomic stretch from Kiritimatiellia bacterium harbors:
- a CDS encoding S41 family peptidase, which encodes MNTMKTGKSFLIVTGALAVFLSCRPFPSFAAAGQSETIAGIIREVTELGDILREKHAVFEPAAISTNITAAIVKAIDPHGEVLTKEQAERRAEELRGIFYGLGIKITLKEKRPVVMEIVRGGPAEAAGLKTGEIIEKIDGRETEGMSIEEATAKLRGAKGETVLLTIRAGEKKQETRECELKRSLIQMPVTGLAEEWPHQIGYLKVNGLYENSGLQIATQLVAWAETNRTGIILDLRDANGGDLQSAADVAGIFRPAGAAVMNTRDGAGAADASYQGQAAKTMIKTPLMVLINQNTCGAAEALAAALGTCQGSLIIGTPSRGDDRIREFIQLADGRTVHLATRRIEIKNSVSYYGTGISPHVPVLLTNEETPADGEAAGNGNHDPFVNLSEQEKINRALLRRTQNDAVLQKAADILLGLKALNIKGR